Proteins encoded within one genomic window of Lynx canadensis isolate LIC74 chromosome B2, mLynCan4.pri.v2, whole genome shotgun sequence:
- the LOC115513706 gene encoding DLA class I histocompatibility antigen, A9/A9 alpha chain isoform X1, producing MRFLMSRTVLLLLLGALAVTQTWAGSHSLRYFYTAVSRPGLGEPRFIAVGYVDDTQFVRFDSDAPNPRMEPRAPWVEQEGPEYWDEQTRNEKNNAQIFRVDLNTMLRYYNQSESGSHNIQWMYGCDVGPDGRLLRGYSQDSYDGKDYIALNEDLRSWTAADTAAQITRRKWEEAGVAEQERNYLEGTCVEWLAKYLDMGKETLLRAESPKTRVTRHPISDREVTLRCWALGFYPAEITLTWQRDGEDHTQDTELVETRPAGDGTFQKWAAVVVPSGEEQRYTCHVQHEGLPKPITLRWEPSSQPSIPFLGIIAGVVVLVVTLVVGAVIWRKKFSGGKGPSYSHAARDDSTQGSDSSVMAPKV from the exons ATGCGGTTCCTGATGTCCCGAACTGTGCTCCTGCTGCTGTTGGGGGCCCTGGCCGTGACCCAGACCTGGGCCG GCTCCCACTCCCTCAGGTATTTCTACACGGCGGTGTCCCGGCCCGGCCTCGGGGAGCCCCGCTTCATCGCCGTGGGCTACGTGGACGACACGCAGTTCGTGCGGTTCGACAGCGACGCCCCGAATCCGAGGATGGAGCCGCGGGCCCCGTGGGTGGAGCAGGAGGGGCCGGAGTATTGGGACGAGCAGACGCGGAACGAGAAGAACAACGCACAGATTTTCCGAGTGGACCTGAACACGATGCTCCGCTACTACAACCAGAGCGAGTCCG GGTCGCACAACATCCAGTGGATGTATGGCTGTGACGTGGGACCCGACGGCCGCCTCCTCCGCGGGTACAGTCAGGACTCCTATGACGGCAAAGATTACATCGCCCTGAACGAGGACCTGCGCTCCTGGACCGCGGCGGACACCGCGGCGCAGATCACACGCCGCAAGTGGGAGGAGGCCGGTGTGGCGGAGCAGGAGAGGAACTACCTGGAGGGCACGTGCGTGGAGTGGCTCGCCAAATACCTGGACATGGGGAAGGAGACGCTGCTGCGCGCAG aatCTCCCAAAACACGGGTGACCCGCCACCCCATCTCTGACCGTGAAGTGACCCTGaggtgctgggccctgggcttCTACCCTGCGGAGATCACCCTGACCTGGCAGCGTGATGGGGAGGACCACACCCAGGACACAGAGCTTGTGGAGACTAGGCCTGCGGGAGATGGGACCTTCCAGAAGTGGGCGGCTGTGGTGGTGCCttctggagaggagcagagatacACGTGCCATGTGCAGCACGAGGGACTGCCCAAGCCCATCACCCTGAGATGGG agCCATCCTCTCAGCCCTCCATCCCCTTCCTGGGCATCATTGCTGGTGTGGTTGTCCTTGTGGTCACTTTGGTGGTTGGAGCTGTGATCTGGAGGAAGAAGTTCTCAG GAGGAAAGGGACCAAGCTATTCTCACGCTGCAC GCGATGACAGTACTCAGGGCTCTGATTCGTCTGTAATGGCTCCTAAAG TGTGA
- the LOC115513706 gene encoding DLA class I histocompatibility antigen, A9/A9 alpha chain isoform X2, translating to MRFLMSRTVLLLLLGALAVTQTWAGSHSLRYFYTAVSRPGLGEPRFIAVGYVDDTQFVRFDSDAPNPRMEPRAPWVEQEGPEYWDEQTRNEKNNAQIFRVDLNTMLRYYNQSESGSHNIQWMYGCDVGPDGRLLRGYSQDSYDGKDYIALNEDLRSWTAADTAAQITRRKWEEAGVAEQERNYLEGTCVEWLAKYLDMGKETLLRAESPKTRVTRHPISDREVTLRCWALGFYPAEITLTWQRDGEDHTQDTELVETRPAGDGTFQKWAAVVVPSGEEQRYTCHVQHEGLPKPITLRWEPSSQPSIPFLGIIAGVVVLVVTLVVGAVIWRKKFSGGKGPSYSHAARDDSTQGSDSSVMAPKV from the exons ATGCGGTTCCTGATGTCCCGAACTGTGCTCCTGCTGCTGTTGGGGGCCCTGGCCGTGACCCAGACCTGGGCCG GCTCCCACTCCCTCAGGTATTTCTACACGGCGGTGTCCCGGCCCGGCCTCGGGGAGCCCCGCTTCATCGCCGTGGGCTACGTGGACGACACGCAGTTCGTGCGGTTCGACAGCGACGCCCCGAATCCGAGGATGGAGCCGCGGGCCCCGTGGGTGGAGCAGGAGGGGCCGGAGTATTGGGACGAGCAGACGCGGAACGAGAAGAACAACGCACAGATTTTCCGAGTGGACCTGAACACGATGCTCCGCTACTACAACCAGAGCGAGTCCG GGTCGCACAACATCCAGTGGATGTATGGCTGTGACGTGGGACCCGACGGCCGCCTCCTCCGCGGGTACAGTCAGGACTCCTATGACGGCAAAGATTACATCGCCCTGAACGAGGACCTGCGCTCCTGGACCGCGGCGGACACCGCGGCGCAGATCACACGCCGCAAGTGGGAGGAGGCCGGTGTGGCGGAGCAGGAGAGGAACTACCTGGAGGGCACGTGCGTGGAGTGGCTCGCCAAATACCTGGACATGGGGAAGGAGACGCTGCTGCGCGCAG aatCTCCCAAAACACGGGTGACCCGCCACCCCATCTCTGACCGTGAAGTGACCCTGaggtgctgggccctgggcttCTACCCTGCGGAGATCACCCTGACCTGGCAGCGTGATGGGGAGGACCACACCCAGGACACAGAGCTTGTGGAGACTAGGCCTGCGGGAGATGGGACCTTCCAGAAGTGGGCGGCTGTGGTGGTGCCttctggagaggagcagagatacACGTGCCATGTGCAGCACGAGGGACTGCCCAAGCCCATCACCCTGAGATGGG agCCATCCTCTCAGCCCTCCATCCCCTTCCTGGGCATCATTGCTGGTGTGGTTGTCCTTGTGGTCACTTTGGTGGTTGGAGCTGTGATCTGGAGGAAGAAGTTCTCAG GAGGAAAGGGACCAAGCTATTCTCACGCTGCAC GCGATGACAGTACTCAGGGCTCTGATTCGTCTGTAATGGCTCCTAAAG
- the LOC115513715 gene encoding spliceosome RNA helicase DDX39B-like, producing MDIKQVNSAINYHWPGDSNTYLRPEQTSSPKGLAITFVSSEKILSEVQGHTEGSSSEQPDEMHIVSSIAAMGEDAPFHRA from the exons ATGGACATTAAGCAGGTGAACTCTGCCATCAACTACCACTGGCCTGGCGATTCCAACACCTACCT gAGGCCTGAGCAGACCAGTTCCCCCAAGGGCTTGGCCATCACATTTGTGTCAAGTGAAAAGATCCTCAGTGAGGTGCAGGGTCACACTGAGGGCAGTAGCAGTGAGCAGCCTGATGAGATGCACATTGTCTCCTCCA TTGCAGCCATGGGAGAGGACGCACCAtttcacagagcctga